The following proteins come from a genomic window of Heyndrickxia acidicola:
- the ytxC gene encoding putative sporulation protein YtxC: MELIVKGFDDAVWLKEYFAKRGRSIYFSETIFQNQKQYTMTISEVDTGTIEIQEAIVHFIMIKKRNDWVKDILSDMYYFKEAEEQDNITEIVDGMFKGERKELTSLVGEVDETRMIHDAVSSFIRQGDSISFDSFITFRLKDYFQCLTSYIEMAIDEYKMEQDYQVFIQMLRDYVKNRKPRKNIVRIYFEEYGEFFHEDFEKMTKKDMEELIDRRLLTNHPVYIDSVTIAPLLSLAPASIYLYTDNPDVALIRTIQNIFEERITLLRKEDFWNQKCGYTRDAVNDF, from the coding sequence GTGGAACTTATCGTAAAAGGCTTTGATGATGCCGTATGGCTTAAAGAATACTTTGCAAAAAGAGGAAGAAGCATTTATTTCTCAGAAACGATCTTTCAGAATCAAAAGCAGTACACTATGACCATTTCCGAAGTGGATACTGGTACAATAGAGATTCAGGAGGCCATTGTCCACTTTATTATGATAAAAAAACGGAATGACTGGGTAAAAGATATCCTCAGTGATATGTACTATTTTAAAGAAGCGGAGGAACAGGACAACATAACAGAAATAGTTGACGGCATGTTTAAAGGAGAACGCAAGGAACTGACTTCGCTTGTTGGGGAAGTGGATGAAACACGGATGATCCATGATGCTGTTTCTTCTTTTATCCGACAGGGGGATTCCATCTCATTTGACTCGTTTATAACATTTCGGTTAAAGGATTATTTTCAATGTTTAACAAGCTATATTGAAATGGCCATTGATGAGTATAAGATGGAGCAAGATTACCAGGTATTTATCCAGATGCTCCGGGATTATGTTAAAAACCGCAAGCCGAGAAAAAACATAGTTCGTATTTATTTTGAAGAATATGGAGAGTTTTTTCATGAAGACTTTGAAAAAATGACAAAAAAAGATATGGAAGAACTGATCGACCGCCGGCTTCTCACAAACCATCCCGTATACATTGATTCGGTAACCATTGCACCCCTTCTGTCCCTTGCGCCTGCTTCTATTTATTTGTATACAGACAATCCTGATGTAGCCTTAATCAGGACCATTCAAAATATCTTTGAAGAACGGATCACTTTATTAAGGAAAGAAGATTTCTGGAATCAAAAATGCGGATATACCCGGGATGCGGTGAATGATTTTTAA
- the nrdR gene encoding transcriptional regulator NrdR codes for MKCPSCHHNSTRVVDSRPVDEGRSIRRRRECEECLYRFTTFEKVEETPLIVVKKEGVREEFNRDKILRGLIKACEKRPVALADLEKIPMEIENSLRSKGYSEVNSEIVGEMVMDKLAALDEVAYVRFASVYRQFKDLNVFLEELKDLLKKD; via the coding sequence ATGAAATGTCCGTCTTGCCATCATAATAGCACCAGGGTAGTTGACTCGCGCCCTGTTGATGAAGGACGTTCCATCCGAAGAAGGCGAGAATGCGAGGAGTGTCTATATCGTTTCACAACATTCGAGAAAGTGGAAGAAACACCGCTGATTGTTGTGAAAAAAGAAGGAGTCAGGGAAGAGTTTAACCGTGACAAAATTTTGCGTGGACTCATTAAAGCGTGTGAAAAGCGGCCTGTGGCGTTGGCTGATTTAGAAAAAATACCGATGGAAATAGAAAACAGCCTTCGCAGCAAAGGCTATTCTGAAGTGAATTCTGAAATTGTCGGTGAAATGGTTATGGATAAGCTTGCAGCTCTTGATGAAGTTGCCTATGTCCGATTTGCTTCCGTCTACAGGCAATTTAAAGATTTAAATGTTTTTTTAGAAGAGCTGAAGGATCTTTTAAAAAAAGATTGA
- the dnaI gene encoding primosomal protein DnaI, translated as MDRIDQTLGRMMNSGGFQQRYEQMKQEIMSHPDVQAFLREHTGEITQTMLKNSMMKLYEYISQAKNCRNCPSLGECANMMNGYEPELSLRGSSIDIHYRKCHRKAIDDERKQLEKMIQSIYMPKDILGASFGDFSLDTEGRLNAYEFAVDFASRYEPGKKMKGLYLYGNFGVGKSYLLGAIANQLAEKQIASLIVYVPEFFREMKQSLGDHTLSEKLERVKKAPILMLDDIGAEAMTSWTRDEILGSIVQFRMQENLPTIFTSNFDYQGLQHHLSYTQRGEEEKLKAARIMERIKYLTTPVRVEGPNRRTGM; from the coding sequence ATGGACAGGATTGACCAGACCCTTGGGAGAATGATGAACAGCGGCGGCTTTCAGCAAAGGTATGAGCAAATGAAGCAGGAGATTATGTCACATCCTGATGTTCAAGCCTTTTTAAGGGAACACACTGGTGAAATTACCCAGACAATGCTTAAAAACAGCATGATGAAGCTGTATGAATATATTTCTCAGGCGAAGAATTGCCGAAATTGCCCGAGTCTTGGGGAATGCGCCAACATGATGAATGGATACGAGCCGGAGCTTTCCTTAAGAGGCAGCTCAATCGACATTCATTACAGAAAGTGTCATCGCAAGGCAATTGATGATGAAAGAAAACAACTAGAAAAAATGATCCAAAGCATTTATATGCCAAAGGACATACTTGGAGCGTCTTTTGGTGATTTCTCTCTTGATACAGAGGGCAGGCTGAATGCCTATGAATTTGCAGTTGACTTTGCAAGCAGATATGAGCCGGGCAAAAAGATGAAGGGCCTGTATTTATACGGTAACTTTGGTGTAGGGAAATCCTATTTGCTTGGTGCCATTGCAAATCAGCTTGCAGAAAAACAAATAGCCTCATTGATTGTATATGTACCTGAATTCTTTAGGGAAATGAAGCAGTCTCTTGGTGATCACACTTTAAGCGAAAAGCTTGAGAGAGTAAAAAAAGCCCCTATTCTTATGCTTGATGACATTGGTGCGGAAGCAATGACGAGCTGGACAAGAGATGAAATTTTAGGTTCGATCGTCCAATTCAGGATGCAGGAAAATCTGCCAACCATTTTCACTTCGAATTTTGATTATCAAGGTCTTCAGCATCATTTAAGCTACACGCAAAGAGGCGAAGAGGAAAAATTGAAGGCTGCCCGCATAATGGAGAGGATAAAATATCTTACGACTCCGGTCAGGGTGGAAGGACCCAACAGAAGGACAGGCATGTAA
- a CDS encoding replication initiation and membrane attachment family protein, protein MNQLWNHMQPVDRYQVALNGILHDFDRKVLSLLYQPLIGAGCFSLYMTLWSEVEENRLSSEEWTHYHLMNFLSVNLREIYEYRIKLEGMGLLKSFVQKTGDERMFIYELQPPLSPEQFFTDGMLNVFLYRKLGKAHFSRLKKYFSDKSPITHEYQEITRTFQDVFASQAGGANILMDEEGQHESRVMSDHEYFTRKETSSIKIENTDFDFEILKAGLHEMILPQRALTAPVKEAILKLSFLYNINAVDMKNLLLTALNDEQEIDIEELRKAARDWYQIENANELPNLVDRIQPPVYRGSTEKVSTQEEKLIAYLETTSPRQLLIDISDGAEPSKGDLQALEEVMFQQQLSPGVTNVLIQYVMLKTDMKLSKNYLEKIASHWSRKKVKSVKEAMELAKNEHRQYQEWAENKKTQNNVRKQPIRKEKLPDWFVENDETENQSVQAKPDQESIEEKRKRLEELQKKFKK, encoded by the coding sequence ATGAATCAATTATGGAATCATATGCAGCCTGTGGATCGTTACCAAGTAGCCTTAAATGGGATTTTGCATGATTTTGACCGAAAGGTGCTATCATTATTATATCAGCCTTTAATTGGCGCCGGATGCTTTAGTCTTTACATGACTCTTTGGAGCGAAGTGGAGGAGAACCGGCTTTCATCAGAGGAATGGACTCATTACCATCTTATGAATTTTTTATCTGTAAATTTAAGGGAGATATATGAATACCGAATAAAGCTGGAAGGAATGGGACTGTTAAAATCTTTTGTTCAAAAAACGGGGGATGAGCGGATGTTTATTTATGAATTGCAGCCTCCATTATCCCCGGAACAGTTTTTTACTGATGGCATGTTAAATGTATTTCTTTATAGAAAGCTTGGGAAAGCTCATTTCTCCCGTTTGAAAAAATACTTTTCAGACAAATCACCAATTACTCATGAATATCAGGAAATTACACGTACCTTTCAGGATGTCTTTGCGTCACAAGCTGGCGGGGCAAACATTCTTATGGATGAAGAGGGACAGCATGAAAGCAGGGTGATGTCCGACCATGAATATTTTACACGGAAAGAAACAAGCTCGATCAAAATCGAAAATACGGATTTTGATTTTGAAATACTAAAAGCCGGTCTTCACGAAATGATACTGCCACAGAGGGCACTGACGGCTCCAGTGAAAGAAGCCATTCTTAAATTATCATTTTTATACAATATTAACGCAGTTGACATGAAAAATCTCCTGCTTACTGCTTTAAATGATGAGCAGGAGATTGATATTGAGGAACTCCGCAAAGCTGCCAGAGACTGGTATCAAATTGAGAATGCAAATGAATTGCCGAATCTTGTTGACAGGATACAGCCCCCAGTTTACCGGGGAAGTACTGAAAAGGTGTCTACGCAGGAAGAAAAACTGATTGCTTATCTTGAAACGACTTCTCCTAGACAGCTCCTCATTGATATTTCAGATGGAGCGGAGCCTTCCAAGGGTGATCTGCAGGCTCTTGAAGAAGTGATGTTCCAGCAGCAGCTGTCACCTGGTGTTACCAATGTTCTCATTCAATATGTTATGCTGAAGACAGATATGAAGCTTTCAAAGAATTATTTGGAAAAGATTGCTTCTCATTGGTCCAGGAAAAAGGTTAAGTCTGTTAAAGAGGCAATGGAGCTGGCAAAGAATGAGCATCGCCAGTATCAGGAGTGGGCGGAAAACAAGAAAACCCAGAATAACGTCCGGAAACAGCCAATCCGAAAGGAAAAGCTTCCTGACTGGTTTGTGGAAAATGATGAGACAGAAAATCAAAGTGTCCAGGCAAAGCCGGATCAGGAATCAATAGAAGAAAAACGTAAGAGATTGGAAGAACTTCAAAAGAAATTTAAGAAATAG